Part of the Cyanobacteriota bacterium genome, TTCGTACCAATCTTTGTCGGCACCAAACCTACTCCCGAGCCGCCAAGAGCTGTCACAGTACAGAAATGCGCGCGTGTCGGTGGCAAAGACAGTGACCTGGAAAATATCGGGCGCACCACTAGACATCATAGTTTTTTTGAGATGCTCGGTAATTTCTCCTTTGGTGATTATTTCAAAAACGAAGCAATCTCATGGGCTTGGCAATTTGTCAGAGAAGAATTGGAACTAGATGCTGATAAACTATACGTCTCAATCTTTGAAGGCGACGAACAAAACCCAATGGACACTGAAGCCCAAGCAATTTGGCTAGAGATTCTTGCACGAGACTTCCCTGATTTAGAACAGCGCCAAAAACGTATTTGGAAGATGAGTCGCAAAGACAATTTCTGGGGACCTCCGGGAGCAAGCGGTCCATGCGGACCTTGTAGCGAAATATACTATGATCTTGGTGATCACATCAGTGACCCAGAAGACAGGTACCTTGAAATCTGGAACTTGGTTTTCATGGAATTTCTTAAAGACGAGGAAGGCAAATTCACTCCACTTGAAAATAAAAATATCGATACTGGCGCAGGACTAGAAAGAATCGCAACGATATTACAAGGAGTCAACAACTCTTTTGAAACCAATGAGCTATTCAATGTGATGCAAAGCCTTGCCAAAGATCTTGGCGTAGAATACGGCAAACACAATGAGCAAGACCAATACCTCAAGATCATCACGGATCACTTGCGTTGTCTTTGTTTCCTAATTGCTGACGGAGTTAGACCAAGTAATATGGGACGCGGTTATGTCCTTAGAATGATCACAAGACGCGCTGCTAGGTTTGTTTATTTAATCCGCAATCAAACAGATGCTTTTCTTTACAAACACTGCAGTAGTCTAATTCAAAACTATGGACAAGCCTACCCGGAGCTTCAAGCCAACTCTGAAGCGATCATTTCAGTTTGCCGCAAAGAGGAAGAAGCTTTTGCTAAAACTATTGTCAATGGACTTGCCTTGCTGGAGGACAAACTCAAAGCTAGTGACAAGAAAGTCGACGGAGAATTTATTTTTGATCTTTATTCAACTTACGGTTTACCACTTGAATTAAGCAAAGATATTGTTGAAGAGCAAGGACTCACCATTGATCTAGAAGCATACCAAAAATCCAAAGATGCTCACTCTAAAGCCTCTGGCACAGGTAATTTCAAGACATCAGTTGAATCGAATTCTTATGTCGCTGATTTACTCAAAGAACATGGTCCAACTAAATTCCTTGGTTACGACCAGCTTGAAGCCAAAGCCAAAGTGCTTGCAGTCAATGGCAACGATATCGTGCTTGATCAAACGCCGTTTTATGCTGAGTCTGGCGGGCAAGTGGCAGACTCCGGCACAGTCAATGGCGTCGAAGTAAACAAAGTCAAAAGAATCGAAGGGATTTTTATTCACAACTTAGTAGACAGTTCAAATATTCAAATCGGTGATGAGCTAACAGCTATAGTAAACGCAAAACAAAGAAACCTAACTGGCTATCACCACACAACTTGTCATCTCTTGCAAGCCGCCTTACGTAAAGTACTAGGAAACGACATTCAACAAATGGGCTCGCAAGTCAGTCCGGAATACACTCGCTTTGACTTTAATCTTGATAGAGCCATGACTAAAGAAGAAATATCCAAGACCGAAAAGATAGTCAATGACTGGATTCAAGCTAAACTACCAGTCACAACTAAAGTCATGGCTTTTGATGATGCGATCAAAGCTGGTGCCCTTAGTTTCTTTGAAGAGAAGTATGACGATGAGGTTAGGGTTTTGTTTATCAGAGATGATCAAGAAACTGCATCTATTGAATTATGTGGTGGCACTCACGTCAACAACATTGGCGATATTAGAGAAGTAGTACTGGCTCAAGAGGGTTCAGTGGCTGCAGGCATTCGCCGCATACGCATGCTCGCTCATGACCTAGCAACTAAGCACCGCGAAGAAGAAGTACTTAAAGCCCAAACTCAAGCCGAGGAGCAAGCTGCACAAGAAAAAGCTAAAGCAGAAGCTAAGTCCAAACTCAAAGAACAAACTCAATTCTTAGTCGCCAAAGCTGATGAATTAATCCAAGAGTCTAGTCTCAATAGTGATGGTGTGAGAATTCTAATTACTGATTTAAATCTCATCTTCAAGGATTTGGCTGCCGAAGCTATCAAAACTCTAGCCGAAGCCCTGCTCTCCAAAATCGAAGCCAAAGGCGAGCAGGCTTTTATATTTCTAGCTTCAAGCTCCGGTGATAAAGTGACCTTTATCTCAGCAGTTTCTCAAGAACTAAGTAAAAACTCTATTTATAACGCCTCTAATGCAGTCAAAACAGCAGCTACTATTTGTGGCGGCGGCGGCGGCGGACGCCCTAATTTTGCTCAAGCTGGGGGGAAAGACCCTAGTAAAATCCCTGAAGCTCTTGAATTAATTAAAGAAAATATAAAATAAAGATTGCATAAATAATGGAGGAATTGTATAATATTGTCTAGACAAAGGAACTAAATAATATGGCAGAAGTAAATACAACAGTACGTTTTTCATCACAAGGATCTAATTCAAACAACATACTAAAGTTAACCACAGATCAAAATGAAGTAGTAGGTAAAATATCCAGAACACTAATAGGTATTAGAGATGGCAATATAGATCCAGTTATAGAAGAGCAGTCTATTCGTCAATTAGCATATCAAGCCGATCAACTACCTGAACCAACTACGCAGCATATTCGTTCTGGAAATATCTTTGACAACATAGCTGACTTATTGAGATATCTTACACGGGGAATACATTCAGAATACAATCAACAGTTAGTCACTCCTTTTATAAAGTTATTTGATAAATTACAGATAACAATAATCGATGATGCAAAAAAAGCTAATGCAGGCGTTACTAGAGAGAGCTTAAGCAAACTATTTAGTCCTATAGAGGAATCATTTAGCTAATAACTCCTCAAGCACCTGCTTATTCTCAAGCGTAGAAATATCCCCGCTAATTTCTTTGCCTTGAGCAATATCTTTTAAGAGCCGGCGCATGATTTTGCCTGAGCGGGTTTTGGGCAAGCCACTGCAAATCACAATGCGTTCTGGTCTTGCAATTGCACCGATCTCTTTTACAACGTGCTGCTTAAGTTCTTCTTCTATAGCTTGCTTGGCTGTTACTACAAAAGCAACAATCCCCTCGCCCTTAAGCTCATGAGGAATAGAAACTACAGCAGCTTCTACCACCATCTCATGAGACACAAGCGCTGACTCGATTTCAGCAGTTCCAAGTCTATGACCAGAAACATTGATGACATCATCAATACGTCCACCAATTTTGATATAACCATCCACGTCTTTAGTTGCAGCATCTCCTGCTGTATACAAACCAGGTAAACGACTCCAGTAAGTATCAATGTACCTTTGATCATCACCATGTATAGTGCGAGCCATCGAAGGTATCGACTTGCGCAAATACAATAATCCTTCTTCACTGATATCAGCATCTACTCCAGGCAACGGTAAACCAGCCACTCCCGGCTTCATTGCATTAACTCCAGGCAAAGTAGTTATCGCAATCCCGCCAGTCTCTGTTTGCCACCATGTGTCGACTATAGGGCAATTCTCTTTGCCAATGTTTTTGTAGAACCATTCCCAAGCAGCTGGGTTAATCGGTTCACCTACTGAGCCTAACAAACGAAGTGAACTCAAATCATGCTTCTCTACATGCTCCAAACCCCATTGCATAAAGGCTCTCACTGCCGTCGGCGCTGTATAAAAAATACTGATCTTGTATTTTTCTATCATTGACCAGAAACGAGATTTAACAGGATAGTCTGGGGCGCCTTCGTAAATGAAGATGGAGGCGCCGTTAGAGAGGGGACCATAGGCTACATAGCTATGTCCCGTCACCCACCCAATATCAGCTGTGCACCAGTATAAATCCCCAACTGCTGCGTTACGCTCATGATTTACAGTCATCATTGGCGGCTCAGCCAACTCAGCCTGTAAATCATTCGCAAGCCTTGCATTTGGAGAATTTCTACTGGCGCACAGAGTATCCACAGTTGAATCACAGTCTTGAGTTTTCAAATCGAATACCCAGTTACTGGTTAAATGCGTCCAAAGAAGATACCCAGCTGTCGTATGCACTATCCCCTTAGGCTTGCCTGTTGAACCGCTTGTATACAAAACAAAGCTCTTGTCTTCAGCGTCCAGTTGTTCTGGCTCACAATTCGCTTCAAAACTACTTAGATCCCAAGTAACCAAATTCACAATTGATTTCTGTAATTCTAAATCGTCATAGCTAGAATCAACTTGTTTAATCCGATCAAAACAAACTACACTTGAAACAAAGCTCAATCCAGCCACAGCTTCTTTAACGGTCTCTAAGAGCGGCACTAGCTTGCCACGACGAAACGATCCATCAGCAGTAATCACATACCTAGATTGAAGATCCACTATTCTATCGCGCAAGGCGTGTGCCGAAAACCCTCCAAACACCACACTATGAACAGCACCAATTCTCAAACATGCATGCATCGCAATAATTGCTTCCGGGCACATTGGCATATACAGAGTTACAGTATCGCCTTTCTTAACTCCTATACTTTTGAGTAAGTTAGCTGCCCTGCAAACCTGATCATGCAAGTCTTGATAAGTCAAAGTCCTAGTGTCACCAAGCTCACCTTCAAACACAATTGCAGTCTTGCTTGCGTGAGTTTTGAGATGCCTATCAACACAGTTGTAACTTATATTGGTTTTACCATCTTCAAACCAAGTAAAAAAGGGCTCATCCTTACGCAACATCGCCATAGTTGGCTCTTTATACCAATCTAGATTTTTTTTGGCAAGATCCAACCAAAAACTATCTGGATCATTCTTGAAATCCTGCATTAGTTTTTGGTAATCAGCTTCTTTGATATTAGCCTGGGCTTTAAATTCTTCACTCGGGCTGTAGGACTGCTGCATATAACAATGATAGCATCGCTCCAAATAATTTATAGATATCTTGAGTCATCAAC contains:
- a CDS encoding AMP-binding protein; translated protein: MQQSYSPSEEFKAQANIKEADYQKLMQDFKNDPDSFWLDLAKKNLDWYKEPTMAMLRKDEPFFTWFEDGKTNISYNCVDRHLKTHASKTAIVFEGELGDTRTLTYQDLHDQVCRAANLLKSIGVKKGDTVTLYMPMCPEAIIAMHACLRIGAVHSVVFGGFSAHALRDRIVDLQSRYVITADGSFRRGKLVPLLETVKEAVAGLSFVSSVVCFDRIKQVDSSYDDLELQKSIVNLVTWDLSSFEANCEPEQLDAEDKSFVLYTSGSTGKPKGIVHTTAGYLLWTHLTSNWVFDLKTQDCDSTVDTLCASRNSPNARLANDLQAELAEPPMMTVNHERNAAVGDLYWCTADIGWVTGHSYVAYGPLSNGASIFIYEGAPDYPVKSRFWSMIEKYKISIFYTAPTAVRAFMQWGLEHVEKHDLSSLRLLGSVGEPINPAAWEWFYKNIGKENCPIVDTWWQTETGGIAITTLPGVNAMKPGVAGLPLPGVDADISEEGLLYLRKSIPSMARTIHGDDQRYIDTYWSRLPGLYTAGDAATKDVDGYIKIGGRIDDVINVSGHRLGTAEIESALVSHEMVVEAAVVSIPHELKGEGIVAFVVTAKQAIEEELKQHVVKEIGAIARPERIVICSGLPKTRSGKIMRRLLKDIAQGKEISGDISTLENKQVLEELLAK
- the alaS gene encoding alanine--tRNA ligase → MKNLSCQEIRETWINFFTKKCDRKHQYIASGSLVPDNPTLLLNAAGMVQFVPIFVGTKPTPEPPRAVTVQKCARVGGKDSDLENIGRTTRHHSFFEMLGNFSFGDYFKNEAISWAWQFVREELELDADKLYVSIFEGDEQNPMDTEAQAIWLEILARDFPDLEQRQKRIWKMSRKDNFWGPPGASGPCGPCSEIYYDLGDHISDPEDRYLEIWNLVFMEFLKDEEGKFTPLENKNIDTGAGLERIATILQGVNNSFETNELFNVMQSLAKDLGVEYGKHNEQDQYLKIITDHLRCLCFLIADGVRPSNMGRGYVLRMITRRAARFVYLIRNQTDAFLYKHCSSLIQNYGQAYPELQANSEAIISVCRKEEEAFAKTIVNGLALLEDKLKASDKKVDGEFIFDLYSTYGLPLELSKDIVEEQGLTIDLEAYQKSKDAHSKASGTGNFKTSVESNSYVADLLKEHGPTKFLGYDQLEAKAKVLAVNGNDIVLDQTPFYAESGGQVADSGTVNGVEVNKVKRIEGIFIHNLVDSSNIQIGDELTAIVNAKQRNLTGYHHTTCHLLQAALRKVLGNDIQQMGSQVSPEYTRFDFNLDRAMTKEEISKTEKIVNDWIQAKLPVTTKVMAFDDAIKAGALSFFEEKYDDEVRVLFIRDDQETASIELCGGTHVNNIGDIREVVLAQEGSVAAGIRRIRMLAHDLATKHREEEVLKAQTQAEEQAAQEKAKAEAKSKLKEQTQFLVAKADELIQESSLNSDGVRILITDLNLIFKDLAAEAIKTLAEALLSKIEAKGEQAFIFLASSSGDKVTFISAVSQELSKNSIYNASNAVKTAATICGGGGGGRPNFAQAGGKDPSKIPEALELIKENIK